The genomic stretch GACTTCAGGAGGGCCTCGGGCGACACCACGCTTCCGCCGAGAGCCGCGGAGTACCGCAGCGAGCTCGGACGGATCAAGGACGAGCTCAAGGAACTGGAACTCCGGAGGAAGACACTGTCCGAGCGTGAGAACCTGACCGAGTCGATCGGCGGCTTTTCCTCCGGTCTCGCCGAGGAGCGCCTGGCCGACCGCTCATTCGGCGTTACGGAGTGGACGGCGTTCCTCGACTTCTACGAGCGCGAGCTGATGAACGTCAAATCCGAGCTTCGCGGGGTGCTCGAGGAGACGCAGGAACTCGTCGAGAGGCGCAACCACCTCCGCGCCGAGCTCGAGGCGATGCAGGTCGCATCGCGGCAGCGCGTGCTGGCGGTCGAGTGCGAAGTCGACGAGCCGGGCACGATGCGCGTTGAGCTCTCCTACATCGTTCCAGGGGCCGAGTGGACGCCCGAGTATGCCGTCCGCTACATGGAGCAGGACGACGTGGTTGAGCTCTCCTACGGGGCCCGTCTTGTGCAATCGACCGGCGAGGACTGGGACGGGGTGAGCGTCGTCCTCTCCACCGCGAAGCCTCACGTCGGCGCGGCGCCGCCGGCGCTCGCTCCGCATTTCGTCGGCATGACCAC from Candidatus Effluviviaceae Genus V sp. encodes the following:
- a CDS encoding mucoidy inhibitor MuiA family protein, whose translation is MRSPGRVRDGRGLFLYTAGGATDDCPYGRCRNPGRLAMSRKPTVPARQMLVPLSVLLCLAAVPASAPAQTETPIATEIVSATVYSRQAQIVREGEVTLEAGSYRLLCRDLPGGAVESSLDVVGSGLEGARIVGIDFRRASGDTTLPPRAAEYRSELGRIKDELKELELRRKTLSERENLTESIGGFSSGLAEERLADRSFGVTEWTAFLDFYERELMNVKSELRGVLEETQELVERRNHLRAELEAMQVASRQRVLAVECEVDEPGTMRVELSYIVPGAEWTPEYAVRYMEQDDVVELSYGARLVQSTGEDWDGVSVVLSTAKPHVGAAPPALAPHFVGMTT